The DNA region GTGGCAGTAAACCGAACGATTACCCCGCCGAAACCCAACAGACAAGGGTTCCTTATCGGACCCGATATTGTGTTGCTGTGCCAGCAATCAATATGACATCACAACGTGGATTGCGCGCCTTTGGTTGGTCAACACAACTTTCCCTCAAGCTCCTTTGCAGTGCCGCTGAGCTGGGCTTCACTCACCGCCCAGCTATCCAAAAGAGCTCACTGCTTGCACCTATCTAGCATCCTTGTACTTGTATTTGTATGAATGTAGCAAACCACATATGCAGCATTAGTTTATGTCATGCATCTAGTCTGCCTATCGGCTCAGTTTGTCGAGTGAATCCATTGATTTCATTGTATCTGGATATACTCAAACTCGGTCATACAGGACCCCCACCGTCACGTACTACATATCCAAGAGGACCGGACCACCACATCTAGCCCCCTCTCGGCAATCAGCCATCAGCACAAGGGGTGTCCAGCAGATAACCGTCCTCCAACCCAAATATGAGGACCAGACGATCCGCTTGCCTACCAGCGCCCTTGAGCACGCTACTGCTGGCCCTCACTGCAGCATGCTCTGTTTGCGCCAACCTCCAGCCGTTCCAGCCTGCTGAGACAGCCGCCATTGTCGCAAAGCGGCAGCAAGGATGCCTCTCCAACTTTTACAGCTGCGCGAACCAAGGTCCCGCATTCAACGGCGTCTGTTGTCAAAACGGACAGACATGCGGCCTAGACGCTAACAATGAGCCGGCGTGCTGTCCAGCTGGGTGAGATAAACGTTCCCTACACCAAGAAGGCATCTTCCACAGAATGAAAAATTGTGTAGCTAACCATtggccctcctctccctcttcgtcGCATCAGCGCTATATGTACCGGCACCGCACCCGCAAGCTTCGTCACCCCCGTCCCGGCAGCCACGACCGCCGTGTCCTACGTCGCGAACAACTTCTTCTCGTTCCCCTATGTCGCCACCTACTTTGCCAACAGGGAGCACTGCTCGGCCGCTGCCAGGCAGTGCGATGCCAACCACGAGGCATGCCAGTCGCAACTTCAGGGCCATGCCGGCGGGGCAGGATATGCCGTTACCATCGCCGTTCCGGGCGGGGGAGGCACGACTGTGACGGCCGCGGCTGAGGTCACTTATGAGCCTGCTCGGGCGACAAGCATATGTAAGCATGAGTTACACTTCCCATACACAAACATTTATGCCCCTCCGGGGTAGATTCCCAACGCCCTTGGCTGTTCGGTATGGCTTACTTGTTCATTGCAGGCAGCAGCTTGTCCAGCGTGGCGTGCAACGGGCTTCAGGCTAGCATGTGCACGATGGAGGGGACAACCGCAAACGGCTTCTACTTTGGGTCTGGGAATGCAGCCCCAAGACCCACGGCTGCtgcggttggtgttgtcggtGCTGTGGCGGCCGGCGTGGCAGGGCTCAATCTCATGAACGGTTTCTAAATAGGCATAGATTCGGCGGTGGAGTCGGTCTTTTGTGCTGAGTTGCCATGGGATAGCAAGtgagggcgttgatgatATGTATTTGGACAATGTGTCTTGCAACGAAGTGAGCAACGACGTGGAATACCCGAGTTAGAAAGCTTGGCTCAAAGTCTCGCTGGAAAGAGAAAGTATCTTGTAACATGCAGGCGGTCCTGAAAGGGCCCAATATCACAAGTGACAAATCACGCATCACCATGTCAAAGGGAAGTGGCAGGCCGCTGAGAAACAGAACGCATGATACCAATTATACCCGTTTTGTGCGCCATCGCTAAAAGAACAAAGATACTGAGACCCCTTTCGACCCTTTATATATAACCTTGGAAATCCATGCCACCCAGCCAAACCTGCCCTCTACCCATATTTTACACATCCAGAGAGCAGCGGGCTTCCAGCCCGGGTTTGGCAATACATAGTATGCCTTCAAAATAGCCCGAAAAGACTTGTAGAAAATATAAGAGATAGAGCGCTTCACAatcgacaacgacaacaatgACACTTGGTTCTACCGTCTTTCATCGATGACCTCAGCCGAGGTGCCCAAAAGATCAGTCTCACGATCGACCCTGTTTATGCTGCCTTTAGCTACAAACCCGTACCCGGCAGGTCTTTCGTCGCTGCTGCCTGACCGGTCGTTTAGTTCAACTTGACTGAAGTCCTCGGTGACCCCCGCGGAGGACCCAGACAATCTCTTCTGCGAGGGTGTCCGTTCGAAGGGAAGCCGCGAAGAGGTCGCACCGGATGGGGCGAGATTGCTTGACCGACCTGCTTCACTGGGTAAAGATAACTGTGGCACCTGGACCTGGGGGTTCGAATCCCTTTTTGAGCTTCGTCTGGGGACATTTGGGACCTCGATTTGCAATGAACTATTGGGGCCCGGCCTCACGGATGTGGTGGGGGAGCGAGAGGCTATCCCTGTATCCTCATCGGTTAATGAGGGTGGTGCGTCAACAGCTGGTGCACTTCCCAGGCCGTCAAGCTCGTCATCCTGCTGGCTTCCTGGGCCATTCAAGGGTTCTTGCTCTGGCACGTCTACGTCTGTCGAGCGTAGAGCATCGTTCTTTGACCGTGTCCCATCGTCAGAGTCAGAGTCAATCGGGCCGCTGCGAAGAACGCCCATAGCTACGGGAATTCCTTGGGGCGCTCGGTCGTCTTCAAAGCCGCCATTCAACGCCTGCATCGCAGGTGGCATCCGTGAACTTCTGACCACTTCAAAGCCCTTTCCCTTATCCTTGCCTTTAGGCGCAAACATATTCCTGAACCAACCCGCCGCAGAAGCCATTGGTCTAGTCGGATCAGCGGGCCCAGTCCTCAGCTTGCGACTCGGCGCATCCGAGTTCAACCTTTGGCCTCTGACTCCGTAATAAAAGTCCGCTTCTCGCATGGAATAATCAGTCCTGGTGGGACCAAAAGGAACCACATACGGCGCGGGTGTGGCATCCCTTGATATCTGAGTGCCAATTTCTAGGGGGTCGTTCAGTTGCACCGTCCCAGGTTCGCTAAGGCGTTTCTGCGCCCAATCACTGCTCGTCCATGACCCCCCCACCTTGGTGGTAGGTGAATAGGTCGTTTCAATAGTAGGGCGCCGTTGCCTCGGTGGTCGATAGTACGGGTCTGGAACCTGCATGGTCATGGAACCCTGGGGCCTACCGGGGTGTCCAGGAGATGGCAGGAAAGAAAAGTTGCTGGCTTCTCCCGATGTCGTGGGTGTGTAAGAGCCGGCAATGCTCTCCAGTGGACGTGCGGGACCGTCAAAGCTAGGGGTGTTGAACCCGGACGAGCTTCTATGCCGATGATGCATCATGACACCCATGCTCCCGGCCGACTCACTCCTAATGCGTCCACCAGGCATGATGTAGCCTGCTTTCGATGTTTCGTCGACATCCAGCATGGCAGAACTTGAGAGCTGGCTTTGGCGAGATGGGCCGGTTTCACGCCGAGACATACGGCGGGAAAGCTGTCTCATGCCAAAGATTTTGGACAATCCACCTCGGGACTGACCCCGAAtatcatcaccgccagccCCTAGCATACGGGCAACAACCTCGACAATAGTTTGGACTGCGTTCAAGAGAAATCCAAGCACAAGAACGCCAGCGTGAGTGATGAGAATCGCATAGCCGATCCAGCCCTTTTCACTCTCAGGAACACCGAGTGATGGCAcgaacaccaccatcaggAGCACTGTGACAAGACGCAGCGCAGAGAAAAGCGTGTGGTAAGCATTCATGGATGTCGCTGAGTGAAACGGCCGAAAAGCGTGCAGCGTAAGGACATGTATCACCTCGCAGATAGCAAGAATGACGACCTGAGCGACGCCAGAAGGCTGCACGGCTCCCACTGCTATGCCGCGGACGAAATTCAACAGCACAGGGATCATAGTGAAAGCTGCGGCTTCGTCCGAGTAAGTGTTGTACAGCGGGCCATAAAGGAGAAGCGTCGGGAGGTCGTCAAACAGGAAAGCTCGAGGCTTGGTCTtggcaacaagaaaaagcagCCAACCTGCAAATCCGATAATCAAAATCAGAGCCAGGACAGCGACCACCACCGTGTAGACCGGTGACTGGCCAGCGATGACGAGCTGAAACGTCGATAGGGCGACAATCGGCATCAGGAAATAGTTCAAGACAATCCTGACAACATTGCCGAGAGTAAATGGTATGTTTTTGGCGCGCAAGTCTTCTTCCGAGACCTTTTGGAAGTAGCGATAGAGCCACTGAACAACAAACCCGGCCTGAACAAGGACAGTTATAGCGGCAATGATGACCAACACCCAGATAATAGTGCCAGTCCATATATCCTCAGGGTTCGCCATGCCGGCCAGTTGGGCGAGGCGTTGCAAGCCAAATGCACCGTCTGCAACATAAATACCGTCCCGAAGACTGACCCATCCAGGGTCCTGCGTGACAAAGCTCTGGTTGAACATGAGTACTGACCACGCTGCCTGACTGACGATAGGCTGGTAGAATCCTGGGTAGTTTAGCGTCAGGCCGCCAGTGAGGACGACGAACTGAATGTACTGAAGGCAATCTCCAAAACCAGGGGTGACAAGTCGAAGGAGATCGGGGTCACGACCGTAGTTGGAGCTCCAGTGGAAGACATCGCTGGTTCCCCAGGGGCTGAAAACTGCTGCAAATACTGTTGCCGCACCCACAAACACCAGAACAGCCAGGGGTAGGAATTTCAACATCCAAGCCAAACTTCCCAGATCTGGCGTCACGTTGGCTGTCACGCAAGTGATGATTTCAGCCTGATCACCATAAATAACCTCAAAGGACGTCGAGAACGATCCAAAAGCATACGACGAGTAGAAATCGTTGCTGATTGACACAAACGGCAGTTTGTCTTTGACTAGGCTATATGACGCTGTCAGCACTACACATTCACGACCGGGCCCTTGAGCTCCGTAGATCAAAAGGCAGGCCTTTCCCTCGCTGAGCGTTCGCTCCAACTTACCCAAAGTCAGATCCATTCCAGTCGCCAAAAACAGGCCCAAGCGGGCATGCTCCGTTCTTCAACTCATCATTGCAAAAGTCGGTAAGATTGGACCAAGGTTCATACGTCAAGACTTTGATCCTGGCTCTCAACGTGGTGAACTTATTTACGTCGGGCACCCCCAGAAGCTTGCCGTCGGTTTTATTCGGGTCAGCCCAGTCCGGACTGGTCGCCGGCGGCAATGACACCGGTGTGTACGAGCCCGTCACATTCCCCCACAGCGTAACCCGAAGAGAGTGCCTATCGGTTGCTTCGAAAGTAGCATCGATGTGTATGGGTTCCCACTGCAGCTTTGGCGGTTGACTGTTTCTGTAGGTGTCTGATAGACAGTTCTCGAACGGCACGGAGGCAGCGGCAGCCGGACGGGTGAGGGGGCTCAACAGCAATATCAACACAGCGGGAAGGCGGAGGAAGGACCGCAGTTCGGATAGCCGGGAACGAGGGCCTGTATGGCGGACAAAATCGGACGACAAGATGTCAGGCGAAGGGCTCTGACCCGTCATGGCGACGACCGAAGATACGGACAACCCATCGGCCGCATGCCGGGGCCGATCATGGTAGCCACGGGCTCGGACGCCACGGGCTCGGACGCCACGGGCTCGAACGCCACGGGCTCGGACGCCACGGGCTCGAACGCCACGGGCTCGGACGCCACGGGGCTCAGATGGCGACTCtggatggaaagggggctTGGGTGTAACTGGGATGTCGGGAGCATCAACGTCTCGCATGTTTAGCAGAGCTGCTGTGTTGATGTCGGCAGCGTCAGGGGGAGTGTCGACCGTCTCGATGTCTTGAACACGCAGGTAGAACGAATAGGCTGCCGGCGGTCTTGCACTGTTGAAGAAAGCTGGGCCTGTCGGCAGAATCGGCGATTGTGGTAACGGCGCAACGGCAACGGACTATGTGCTGTGCATCTTGGAGTGTACGTCGTCTTGCAGTCCCAATCTGACGAGTGCCTGTCTTTTTCGAGTTCTGTCGGTTCGATATGTCGTCGGCAGGCCTTTGAGGACTGGAAAGAATAGGAGCGACAGGATAACGAGCGTCAGCCCCGGACAGGAAGGACGCGCACAAGTGTGGAAGGATGCTTTGGGTGGTGTCCCCACACCAGGTAGCGCTTTTGGAACTTGGAGGAGGCAGTGCTGGGTAACATGCACGGCCTCTGTTTGGTTAGCGTGCGCGCCAGGGACCCAGGAGATTGTGACAGCCCGCGGGCGGGTCTTGCCCTGGTCTGTGCACTGACATATGTTGAACCAGGCCTCAAATGACGTGTATTTCCATGACTGCTGGAAAAGGCTTGACAAGTCTTCAACTGCTCAACTGGCTTCTTTCTGTCTGTACCTCCCTAATGCACTGATTCATACAGGGAGCAAAGAGTCAATCAAGGTCATGACGTTTTCTACTTCTCCCCAATGTTACAGCGTTTCTTGCCAACTTGCCCAACACGAGGTTAATGGATTATGGATTACTATGGATCAGCGGGAGCGGCCTTGACCGTGACCCTGCTATTAAGGCACTTGTTAtacctccatcaacctctccggAACCTTTGTGTTCTGCCGCCCAACCAAGAGGTGGCCCGCTGTATGACTGCAGCGGCCGGCCAGTCCGTCACACCTTTGAGGTCGGAACAAGGCCTGGAGATAGGGTGAACATTATCAACGGCACGTTTTCTTAAGACCAAGTGACACGCCTTGCA from Podospora pseudoanserina strain CBS 124.78 chromosome 1, whole genome shotgun sequence includes:
- a CDS encoding hypothetical protein (COG:S; EggNog:ENOG503NVP4), with product MRDVDAPDIPVTPKPPFHPESPSEPRGVRARGYHDRPRHAADGLSVSSVVAMTGQSPSPDILSSDFVRHTGPRSRLSELRSFLRLPAVLILLLSPLTRPAAAASVPFENCLSDTYRNSQPPKLQWEPIHIDATFEATDRHSLRVTLWGNVTGSYTPVSLPPATSPDWADPNKTDGKLLGVPDVNKFTTLRARIKVLTYEPWSNLTDFCNDELKNGACPLGPVFGDWNGSDFGLVKDKLPFVSISNDFYSSYAFGSFSTSFEVIYGDQAEIITCVTANVTPDLGSLAWMLKFLPLAVLVFVGAATVFAAVFSPWGTSDVFHWSSNYGRDPDLLRLVTPGFGDCLQYIQFVVLTGGLTLNYPGFYQPIVSQAAWSVLMFNQSFVTQDPGWVSLRDGIYVADGAFGLQRLAQLAGMANPEDIWTGTIIWVLVIIAAITVLVQAGFVVQWLYRYFQKVSEEDLRAKNIPFTLGNVVRIVLNYFLMPIVALSTFQLVIAGQSPVYTVVVAVLALILIIGFAGWLLFLVAKTKPRAFLFDDLPTLLLYGPLYNTYSDEAAAFTMIPVLLNFVRGIAVGAVQPSGVAQVVILAICEVIHVLTLHAFRPFHSATSMNAYHTLFSALRLVTVLLMVVFVPSLGVPESEKGWIGYAILITHAGVLVLGFLLNAVQTIVEVVARMLGAGGDDIRGQSRGGLSKIFGMRQLSRRMSRRETGPSRQSQLSSSAMLDVDETSKAGYIMPGGRIRSESAGSMGVMMHHRHRSSSGFNTPSFDGPARPLESIAGSYTPTTSGEASNFSFLPSPGHPGRPQGSMTMQVPDPYYRPPRQRRPTIETTYSPTTKVGGSWTSSDWAQKRLSEPGTVQLNDPLEIGTQISRDATPAPYVVPFGPTRTDYSMREADFYYGVRGQRLNSDAPSRKLRTGPADPTRPMASAAGWFRNMFAPKGKDKGKGFEVVRSSRMPPAMQALNGGFEDDRAPQGIPVAMGVLRSGPIDSDSDDGTRSKNDALRSTDVDVPEQEPLNGPGSQQDDELDGLGSAPAVDAPPSLTDEDTGIASRSPTTSVRPGPNSSLQIEVPNVPRRSSKRDSNPQVQVPQLSLPSEAGRSSNLAPSGATSSRLPFERTPSQKRLSGSSAGVTEDFSQVELNDRSGSSDERPAGYGFVAKGSINRVDRETDLLGTSAEVIDERR
- a CDS encoding hypothetical protein (EggNog:ENOG503P4VD), translated to MRTRRSACLPAPLSTLLLALTAACSVCANLQPFQPAETAAIVAKRQQGCLSNFYSCANQGPAFNGVCCQNGQTCGLDANNEPACCPAGAICTGTAPASFVTPVPAATTAVSYVANNFFSFPYVATYFANREHCSAAARQCDANHEACQSQLQGHAGGAGYAVTIAVPGGGGTTVTAAAEVTYEPARATSICSSLSSVACNGLQASMCTMEGTTANGFYFGSGNAAPRPTAAAVGVVGAVAAGVAGLNLMNGF